ATCCGATTGATGTTTCGGAAGTAGAACCTGTGTCAGCTATTACAAAACGCTTTGTGACAGGAGCCATGTCTTTTGGTTCTATCAGTCGTGAAGCTCATGAAGCAATGGCTGTAGCAATGAACGCTATCGGCGGAAAAAGCAATACCGGAGAGGGGGGTGAGTTGCCTGAACGTTTTGCTACCAATGCCCGTTCTTCTATCAAGCAAGTTGCTTCCGGTCGCTTTGGTGTAACAACAGAGTATTTGGTTAATGCAGATGAATTACAAATAAAAATAGCTCAAGGTGCAAAACCCGGAGAAGGGGGACAGCTACCGGGATTTAAGGTAGATAAAATTATCGCTAAGACCCGTCACTCAATTCCCGGAATCTCTCTGATTTCTCCTCCTCCTCATCATGATATATATTCAATCGAGGATTTGGCTCAATTGATATTTGACCTCAAAAATGTAAATCCTGCTGCTCAGATTAGTGTAAAATTAGTATCTGAAAGTGGTGTGGGAACAATTGCTGCCGGTGTTGCCAAAGCTAAAGCAGATCGTATCGTTATCAGTGGATGTGAAGGTGGTACGGGTGCAAGTCCTGCAAGTTCGATTAAGCATGCAGGTCTTCCTTTAGAAATTGGTTTAGCGGAGGTTCAACAAACGTTAGTACTGAATGGGCTTCGCGGTCAGGTATATTTACAAACAGACGGTCAGCTAAAAACCGGACATGACATCATTGTTGCGGCGATGCTTGGGGCTGAAGAGTTTGGATTTGCTACAAGCGCATTGATTGTATTGGGATGTATAATGATGCGTAAGTGTCACTTAAATACATGCCCTGTAGGTGTTGCTACACAAAACGAAGAGCTTAGGAAGAAGTTTATGGGACGCAGCGAGTACCTTATCAACTATTTCAATTTCTTAGCAGAAGAAGTACGTGAGCATTTGGCTGCCTTGGGTGTGAAATCACTTGATGAAGTAGTAGGGCGTGCCGATTTGTTGAAATATATGAAGAGTGATGCAAATAAGAAAGTTGAAAAACTAGATTTGTCTCGTTTGATGTATTTTCCTGTAGAAGCAAAAGAAAATGCGATTCATCGTATAAAAGATCAGGAACATAAGTTGGATGATGCGCTCGATATTTCATTGATCACTACATCTCGTATGGCTATCGATAAAGCTATGCCAACGGTAATGACCAAAACAATAAAGAATACGAACCGTACTGTGGGAGCGATGCTTTCGGGTGAGATTGCAAAGAAATATGGCAATGCGGGTCTTCCAGAAGATACTATACAATTTACATTCACAGGTTCGGCCGGACAAAGTTTTGGTGCATTTCTTGCGCATGGTGTAACCTTCAAGTTGGAGGGTGATGCAAATGACTATGTGGGTAAGGGTTTGTCGGGTGGTAAGATTATCATCGTGCCACCAACAACATCTACATTTAAGCCTGAGGAAAATATCATCGCCGGTAATACATTACTATATGGTGCTACATCGGGCGAAATATACATCAACGGACGAGTAGGAGAGCGCTTCTGCGTACGTAATAGTGGCGCTGTCGCAGTTGTTGAGGGTGCAGGAGACCACTGTTGTGAATATATGACAGGAGGTCGTACTGTAGTGCTTGGCAAAACAGGACGTAACTTTGCTGCCGGTATGAGTGGCGGCGTGGCTTATGTATATAATATAGATGAAGATTTTGATTACTATTGCAATATGCAAATGGTAGAGTTGACACTGATAGAAGATACTTACGATAGCCGTGAACTTCGTCAGTTGATAACCAATCATTATAACTATACAAATAGTCCTCTGGCTAAATATATTCTTGATAACTGGAATACCGAAGTGGAGAAATTTATGAAAGTGACTCCAATCGAGTATAAGAAAGTGTTGCAAGATGATAAATTGGAAGCTATTAAGAAAAAAATAGCACAAGTAGAATTTGATTATTAAAAGGAGGAGTACGAATCATGGGAAATCCAAAAGCATTTTTAACAGTAAAAAGAAAAGACGCAGGATATCGTCCTGCTCAGGAGCGTATTCTCGACTTTGGTGAAGTAGAACAAACACTAAATAGTGAAGATAGACGTGAACAAGCGTCACGCTGTATGGACTGTGGTATTCCTTTTTGCCACTGGGGATGTCCACTGGGAAATAAGATGCCTGAATGGCAAGAATATATATATAAGGGAAACTGGAAGCTGGCAGCAGAAGTATTGATGCAGACAAATGACTTTCCTGAATTTACAGGACGTATTTGTCCCGCACCATGTGAAAAATCGTGTGTACTCTCTATACACCGTGCACCTGTAACTATCCGCGAAAATGAAGCATCGGCTCTTGAGCACGCTTTTGGGGAAGGATTTATTCAACCTAAAGTTCCGGCTCATCGTACAGGTAAAAAAGTAGCCGTGATTGGTTCCGGTCCCTCAGGTCTTGCTGTTGCTAATCAGCTAAATCAGAAAGGACATGAAGTAACAGTGTATGAGAAGAGCTCTCATGTCGGAGGTTTGCTTCGTTTCGGTATTCCTGACTTTAAGCTGAATAAAAATATTATCGATCGCCGATTGAAGCTAATGGAGGCTGAGGGTGTGAAGTTTGTAGTAAATACAGAGATTGGTAAAGATGTGAAAGGTAAAGACATCTTGAAAGATTATGATGCTGTATGTGTGGCTATAGGCTCGCAAGTGCCTCGTAATCTCCCTGTCGAAGGGCGTGAGCTGAAAGGTGTTTACTATGCTATGGAATACCTTACAGCGCAGAATAAGTTGATCGCAAAAGAATCTGTTCCGGCTGATCAGGTGATTGATGCCAAAGGTAAGAATGTGCTTGTTATTGGTGGTGGTGATACGGGTTCAGACTGTATCGGTACTGCAAATCGTCAGGGCGCAGCGAATGTATTGCAAATAGAAATATTACCTAAACCGGCAAAGCTGGAAGAAATAGAAAATCCTTGGCCTAATCCATTTCCGGTAGTGCTGAAGACTTCTTCCTCTCACATGGAGGGTTGCGAGCGTCGTTGGGCGTTAAATACGAAACGCTTTATTGGAGAGGATGGTAAACTGACAGCCGTGGAACTTGTAGAAGTGGCTTGGGAGAAAGACGAGAATGGTCGCCATGTAATGAAAGAAGTTGGACCGTCTGAGATTCATAAAGTAGATCTCGTGTTTCTTGCCCTTGGATTTGTTCATCCTATACAAGAAGGCTTACTGCAAGAGTTGGATATAAAAACCGATGATGTTCGCCGTAATGTAATGACAGATAAGAATCGGGCTACAAATGTATCAAAGGTCTTTGGAGCAGGAGATTGCGTAAGCGGTCAATCATTAGTGGTAACAAGCATCGCATCGGGACGCAAGACAGCTCAACATATTGATGAGTTCTTGAGTTCAAAATAGGCATTGTTAATAATCGTTTAAAGTTAGGGACGCATGTCTTTTTTTGTTAAAAATGAGGGTAGGACTCTATAAGTAATCTTACCTTTATGTCAACAAAATATAGACATGACACAAATTAACTCTATTATTAATTAAAATTCCTAATTATGAACAAAAAACTTATTTGCTTATTGATGTTTGTTTTTTCATTAAGTCTTGCTTTTACAGCTTGTAGCGATGATGACGATGATAAAGTAGATTATGCTAAGGAAGTAGCTGGTACTTATACTGGCTCATTAACATTGAAAATACCTGTGATGGAGATTGATGAAACTATTGCAGATAAAAAAATAGAATTGACAAGAATTTCCGACAATAAGGTAAATCTTAAACTTAAGGAATTTTCATATGGTACATTAACTTTAGGAGATATTCCTGTCGATGAAATTACTGTAACTAAGGATGGAAGTACTTATAAACTCGCAGATACATCAAAAAACATTGATTTGTTAGGAGGTCTTATGACCGCAACTGTTGCGATTTCTTCATCTACAGTAAAAGATGGTAAGCTAAATATGACCATTAAAGTAAACAATGTTAAGCAGGGTGGAAATGACATGCAATTAGGTGATATGAATATTGCATATTCAGGTTCAAAATAAAATAGAATCTTGTTAATTAATCTTTTTATTATATTTAGAAGGCGGTTTCTGGAGACAGAAATCGCTTTTGTTTTTAATAATTTTCTATCTTTATGTCAAGAACTTATTAATGTTATGTTTAGAGTAGTTGGCAGATGTGTTTCTGTTTTTATATTACTGGTTGTCTTATTATCTTCCTGTGGTACACAAAAACCACAAGGCAAACTTTTATACGATCCTCGTGAGGTGGCTGAGCTTTCCTCTAAACTGGGTATTGGATTAAGTAATATTGATAAAGATGATGATCGTAATATGCCTCTTTATGCCGAAGTTTCGCAGTGGCTGGGGGTTCCGTATCGTTATGCCGGGTTATCGAGAAGAGGGCTAGACTGTTCTGGTTTTGCTTATCTTATTTATCAGAAAGTATATCGGAAATCAATACCTCGTTCTACGACAGATCAGTCGAAAATGAAAATGCATAATGTATCTAAAGGCGGTTTAGAGGCGGGCGACTTCGTTTTCTTTGCCACCTCGGGTAGAAATAAAATAAGCCACGTCGGTATTTATTTAAAAGATGGACGTTTTGTTCATGCCTCTACGTCCAATGGTGTAATAGTAAGCCATCTGGATGAGGAATATTATAAACGCACATGGAAGAAAGGCGGCAGATTAAAAAAATAGCTCACTAGAACTTAAAATTCTATAAAACTTTTACAAAGTTCCTATTTTATTAGACTGAATTTCCTATTTTTATTCGGCTAAAAAATAAAACAGCATGTCAATTTCGAAACGGATACTAGGAATATCAACATTTTTGTTAATGTGCTCCATGGCTTTTACGCCGGTTTCTGCTGTTACACCAAAGAAATCAAAAGCAGGGAAAAAGAAATCAAAAACGAGTGTATCTCATACTCCCAAATCGGTGAAAGTGGTACAGTCTTCACAAAATATGTCTGTAACAACAAATACTGGTGATAAGGTTTCCTTACCGGTATTTGATAAAATATTTGAGAATTCTAAATATAATGTGCCAAGTTCAGACGCTTTGTTAGCTGATGCAGGTGCAAGTGCTGCAGTCTCTATGGAAGTAATGAGGCGCAGAATGATAGAACAAAAAGAAATGCAAGAGCTTTCTTCTCAATTGGGAATATCGATTAAAAATCCTGACAATTTAGATTTGTATCGTGAGGTTGCAGATTGGCTCGGTACACGTTATCGTAGAGGTGGCATGAGCCGCAAAGCTGTAGACTGTTCCGGTTTTACAAATATTATATATAAAACTGTGTTTGGACAGCAGTTGGATAGAGTTAGTACAACAATAGCAAAGAATGTAAAAGAAACAATCACCAATAAAGAGGATTTAGAACCGGGTGATATGGTGTTTTTTTCTACTTTCAAAAAGAAATATATTAATCATGTAGGAGTATATATCGGCGATGGTAAATTCATTCATGCGTCGATAAAAAAAGGAGTAATAGTAAGCTCTTTGCGCGAAGGATATTATAGTACTGCATGGCGTAAAGGTGGAAGAAACTGATAGAAATAACAATAAAGAATAATATAGAGGGGATACGCAAGTGTCTCCTTTGTTGTTTTTATAAGTTTAATTGTATCGTTATAGAAATGCAACATAAATATTGTATCTTTGAAATAATGATTACATATAACTATCGACAAATATGAGAAAGAGACTAACAATAGCCCTGGTGGCACATGATCACCGCAAAGCGGATATGGTAGAATGGTGTTATTATAATTCAGATTTCTTGTCAAAACATCAATTGGTTTGCACCGGAACAACAGGAACTCTTATTAAAGAGGCTTTTGAAGAAAAAGGTATAAAAGCAGATATTACACGTATGAACTCCGGTCCATTGGGTGGTGATGCTGAGATTGCAGCCATGGTAGTGCGCCATGAGGTGGATTTGGCTATTTTCTTGATAGATGATTTAAATCCACAACCCCATGAAGCCGATATAATGATGTTGCTTCGCCAATGCCGTGTGCATAATGTGCCAATTGCTTGTAATCGCTATAGTGCAGATCTTATGATCACAAGTACATTGTGGGACGATGATGATTATACGCCTACTTTGCCTCGTTATGAAATTTTTGATCGAAGTAAATTTGATGCAAGTTTCAGAAGGAAAAAAGACTAAAAATAGAAAAAGGTAAGCTTATAAAGGCTTACCTTATTTTTTATCTGCGAATCGGAGGGTTTCCACTTTTTCTAGTCTGCTTATCAATTCATCGTATTGAGCTTTTCTTATCTGTAGTATCATGCTACAGTTCATATCGAAATCTTGATGTAAAATTTTAGGTTCCATATCTTTTACCAGTCGCATCACATCATTCATATATGGATACTCGAAAGTGAATGCTATTTCCAAGTCTACTGTTTTCTCTATAATTTCTGCCACATTAATAGCTTCTGCCGCTGCTTCTCTGTAGGCAACTATGAGCCCGCTTGTACCTAGTTTTATTCCGCCAAAGTAACGGACTACAGCAATTAAGATATTTGTAAGATCATTCGAGTTTATCTGCCCTAGTATTGGTTTACCTGCTGTTCCGGATGGTTCTCCGTCGTCGTTCGATCTGAATTCCTTCCGATCGGCTCCTAGCATATATGCCCAGCAAACATGTCGAGCATCATAGTATTCTTTGCGAAGTTTATCTATTTCATTTTTGGCTTCTTCTGCAGATTGCACAGGAATGGCATAAGCAATAAATTTACTCCTTTTGTCAGTGTATATTGCTTTCGATAATTCCGTTATTGTTCTGAAAGTATCTTCCATAGATTACAAAGATACAAATTATGAAATAAAGCATTCTTTAGACAAAGTAATAATTAATGACAGAATTTCCGAGCAGAATGATATCTGATGCTCTAAAGATTTCAGATTGTATAAAATGAGGTGAAAGATAGGTAATGCTTAAAAGTGGGACGTTTTGATTGATAATCAAGGATAAATATTTTAGAAACCGGTATAAAATAGGAATGGTTGTCTCACGACAACCAATCTTCACTCCTAACCATAAATCTAATACCATGAAAAATACTTTACAAAAGTATGTATAATTTTTTATAAAACAAACTTAATGATATAAAAAATATAATTTTAACATTAATATAATTTTATTGTTTCGTTTTTAGAATCAAAATGTAATATATTTGTTTCTGTAAATAGTTAGTCTAAATTATAACTATCTGAGTCTTTGGTTCGAAGAATCGCATAAGAGATATTAACTATTTATATGGAATTTAAACATCGGGTTTTTATGAGTAAAACCTTACAAATATTTATATTTGTTATTAGTATGCTTGATTGATAAATAGATCTTATTATTCATTAAATACTTAATTAGCTCTCTAATTCTATAGCATAAATTTAGATTGTAATTGTTACAAAGCTGACACAGAGAGGTTAAGTTGTAATTAAAAGATTGTCCACTTCAAGATTTTATTTATCATTTAAAGAATAAATTTAGCAAGTATCTAAAAAACATTATGGCATAGTTTTTGTTTCAATATTATAAATAGGTATTTTATTTTAATCTAAAAGGCTATTAGAAATAAAGCTTATATTTGCAACATACGCAAAGAACATCAAATAAGACGGTTATGGAAAATAATTTTTCACAGAGAGTTCGCAAAATCATGGGGTATAGCCGTGAGGAGGCCGGACGTCTTCAAACCAATTATCTGGCACCCGAACATTTGATGCTTGGTATACTTCGTAATGCAGAAGGATTGGCCATACAGGCATTAAAGGATTTTGGAATAGATTTGGTTGAATTAAAAGATAGTATTGATAATAATATATTAAAGCAGCAGGAAGATGCATATCCAAACAGTGAAGTCGTATTAAGTAAAAGTACTGAAAAGATTTTAAAGATGAGTATACTTGAAGCCAGGCTTACAAAAAGTCAGGAAACTGACTCCGAGCACTTACTTCTTGCCATTCTTAAAGATCATGACAATATAGCGGCGATGCTGTTGGAAGAATATCATATGGATTATAACGGAGCTTTCACTTATATAAAAAGTATGGGTGATATAATGCATGAAAATAAAAAGCAGTCGCCTCGTATGGGCGCCGACTTTACAGATGATGACGATGAGGATGATGAACCAATAAGCAGTGGAAACTCGAACGTTGGCACACAACAACCTCGTCAGGCTACAGATACGCCTGTACTCGATAATTTCGGTATAGACATGACGAAGTCGGCTTTGGAAAATAAGCTAGACCCAATTGTAGGCCGTGAAAAAGAAATTGAACGTTTAGCTCAGATTCTCAGCCGTCGTAAGAAAAACAATCCTATATTAATAGGAGAACCGGGGGTTGGTAAGTCTGCTATCGTTGAAGGTTTGGCATTACGAATAGTACAGAAAAAAGTATCTCGGGTATTGTTCGATAAGCGTGTTATTGCCCTTGATATGGCTTCGGTTGTAGCCGGAACCAAATATCGTGGACAATTTGAAGAACGAATAAAGGCTATTCTGAACGAACTATCAAAGAATCCTAACATTATATTGTTTATTGACGAGATACATACGATAGTAGGAGCGGGTGGAGCTACAGGCTCTCTGGATGCTGCAAATATGTTGAAACCGGCTTTGGCCAGAGGCGAAATACAATGTATTGGTGCAACTACCCTCGATGAATATCGTAAGAATATAGAAAAAGATGGAGCTTTAGAACGCCGTTTCCAAAAGGTGATGGTAGATCCTACGACCGCAGAAGAAACGTTACAGATATTGCATAATATCAAAGAACGTTACGAAGAGCATCACAATGTGAAATATACTGAAGGTGCACTTGAGGCTTGTGTAAAACTCACCGATAGATATATTACAGATCGTAATTTCCCCGATAAAGCTATCGATGCTTTGGATGAAGCAGGTTCACGTATGCATATTGCAAATATACAGGTGCCTGTAGAAATTGAAGAAATCGAGAGCGAACTCAAAAATGTGATAGAGCAAAAAGGTGAGGCTGTAAAAGCACAGAAATATGAGTTGGCAGCGAGTTTCCGAGATACACAACGTCAATTGATGGCTAAGCTTGACAAGGCTGAAGTAGACTGGAAAGCATCGTTGAAAGAGAAACCGGAAACAGTAGATGCCGAAATGGTGGCTGAGGTAGTTTCTATGATGTCGGGAGTTCCTGTTCAACGTATTGGTGAATCGGAAGGCTTGAAGCTTGTAGGTATGAAAGATAGCCTGAAAGCTGCTGTAATTGGGCAAGATGAGGCTGTAAGTAAAATCGTAAAAGCTATTCAGCGCAACCGTATAGGTCTTAAAGACCCTAACCGTCCGATTGGTTCATTTATGTTCCTTGGGCCTACAGGTGTAGGTAAGACTCACTTAGCTAAGAAGATTGCAGAACAATTGTTTGACTCTGCCGATGCCCTTATCCGTATAGACATGAGTGAATACATGGAGAAATTTAATGTATCGCGTTTGGTCGGAGCACCTCCGGGATATGTGGGATACGAAGAAGGCGGATTGTTGAGTGAGAAAGTACGTCGCAAACCTTATTCTGTAGTACTGCTTGATGAGATAGAAAAGGCACATCCTGATGTGTATAATATCTTGTTGCAGGTGATGGACGAAGGTCACTTGACAGACAGTATGGGACGTAAGATAGACTTCAAGAATACGATACTGATTATGACCTCCAATGTAGGTACACGCCAATTGAAAGATTTTGGAGGTGGTATTGGTTTTAATAAGCAATCTGCCGCCAACAAAGAATTCTCCAGAGGTGTGCTTCAAAAGGCATTGAATAAGTCTTTTTCTCCCGAGTTCTTGAATCGTGTAGATGATATAATAACATTCGATCAGTTAGATAAGTCTTCTATCGAGAAGATCATCGATATAGAACTAAAAGGTTTCTATAAACGTATGTCGGAGCTAGGGTATACTATCGAGCTAAGTCAGGAAGCGAAGGATTTCCTTACTGATAAAGGGTATGATGTGCAATTTGGTGCTCGTCCGTTGAAACGTGCTATTCAGAACTACGTGGAAGATGAGATTGCTGAGTTAATCCTTTCGGGTGGAGTAGCAGAAAACGGGACTATAACTTTTGAAGTAGATAAAGAAAAAGATAAATTGAAAGCAATAGCAAAATAAATTTTCTTAAATATTTTTTGAAAGGGGAGTGGATATATCCACTCCTCTTCTTTTATACAATATATAATCTTATATTTGAATATATTAAAGAATTACTATAATGAATCGGATAAATATTATTACACTGGGAGTAAAAGATGTAAAAGCCTCTTGTGCGTTTTATAAGAAGCTTGGTTTTGCAACACCCAATACAGAAGACAATCCTGCAATTGTCTTTTTTAATAACGGCGGAACAAAATTAGCGCTTTACCCTCTGAAAATGTTAGCGGAGGATATCGACAGTTCAGCTACACCTCATCTAAACACAGGATTCTCGGGATTTACATTGGCATACAATGCAAAATCGAAGGAAGAAGTAGATGCTATCTTTGCCGATGTAGAGAGTATTGGCGGTAAGGTAATAAAAAATCCCCAAGCTGTTTTTTGGGGAGGTTATAGCGGATATTTCCGAGACTTAGACGGATATTATTGGGAGATTGCTTATGCTGAATCTTGGCAGTTCGATGAAAATGATATGCTCCTTATAACAGAGTAACTTATTATAAGTTTCGAGCATGTCGTATCAACTCTTCTCTTATAATAGTGAGCTTTAAGTTTACTATACGATCCGCTT
The Dysgonomonas mossii genome window above contains:
- a CDS encoding glutamate synthase subunit beta, with product MGNPKAFLTVKRKDAGYRPAQERILDFGEVEQTLNSEDRREQASRCMDCGIPFCHWGCPLGNKMPEWQEYIYKGNWKLAAEVLMQTNDFPEFTGRICPAPCEKSCVLSIHRAPVTIRENEASALEHAFGEGFIQPKVPAHRTGKKVAVIGSGPSGLAVANQLNQKGHEVTVYEKSSHVGGLLRFGIPDFKLNKNIIDRRLKLMEAEGVKFVVNTEIGKDVKGKDILKDYDAVCVAIGSQVPRNLPVEGRELKGVYYAMEYLTAQNKLIAKESVPADQVIDAKGKNVLVIGGGDTGSDCIGTANRQGAANVLQIEILPKPAKLEEIENPWPNPFPVVLKTSSSHMEGCERRWALNTKRFIGEDGKLTAVELVEVAWEKDENGRHVMKEVGPSEIHKVDLVFLALGFVHPIQEGLLQELDIKTDDVRRNVMTDKNRATNVSKVFGAGDCVSGQSLVVTSIASGRKTAQHIDEFLSSK
- a CDS encoding calycin-like domain-containing protein, giving the protein MNKKLICLLMFVFSLSLAFTACSDDDDDKVDYAKEVAGTYTGSLTLKIPVMEIDETIADKKIELTRISDNKVNLKLKEFSYGTLTLGDIPVDEITVTKDGSTYKLADTSKNIDLLGGLMTATVAISSSTVKDGKLNMTIKVNNVKQGGNDMQLGDMNIAYSGSK
- a CDS encoding C40 family peptidase encodes the protein MFRVVGRCVSVFILLVVLLSSCGTQKPQGKLLYDPREVAELSSKLGIGLSNIDKDDDRNMPLYAEVSQWLGVPYRYAGLSRRGLDCSGFAYLIYQKVYRKSIPRSTTDQSKMKMHNVSKGGLEAGDFVFFATSGRNKISHVGIYLKDGRFVHASTSNGVIVSHLDEEYYKRTWKKGGRLKK
- a CDS encoding C40 family peptidase, whose product is MSISKRILGISTFLLMCSMAFTPVSAVTPKKSKAGKKKSKTSVSHTPKSVKVVQSSQNMSVTTNTGDKVSLPVFDKIFENSKYNVPSSDALLADAGASAAVSMEVMRRRMIEQKEMQELSSQLGISIKNPDNLDLYREVADWLGTRYRRGGMSRKAVDCSGFTNIIYKTVFGQQLDRVSTTIAKNVKETITNKEDLEPGDMVFFSTFKKKYINHVGVYIGDGKFIHASIKKGVIVSSLREGYYSTAWRKGGRN
- a CDS encoding methylglyoxal synthase, whose translation is MRKRLTIALVAHDHRKADMVEWCYYNSDFLSKHQLVCTGTTGTLIKEAFEEKGIKADITRMNSGPLGGDAEIAAMVVRHEVDLAIFLIDDLNPQPHEADIMMLLRQCRVHNVPIACNRYSADLMITSTLWDDDDYTPTLPRYEIFDRSKFDASFRRKKD
- a CDS encoding IMPACT family protein, with the protein product MEDTFRTITELSKAIYTDKRSKFIAYAIPVQSAEEAKNEIDKLRKEYYDARHVCWAYMLGADRKEFRSNDDGEPSGTAGKPILGQINSNDLTNILIAVVRYFGGIKLGTSGLIVAYREAAAEAINVAEIIEKTVDLEIAFTFEYPYMNDVMRLVKDMEPKILHQDFDMNCSMILQIRKAQYDELISRLEKVETLRFADKK
- a CDS encoding ATP-dependent Clp protease ATP-binding subunit; amino-acid sequence: MENNFSQRVRKIMGYSREEAGRLQTNYLAPEHLMLGILRNAEGLAIQALKDFGIDLVELKDSIDNNILKQQEDAYPNSEVVLSKSTEKILKMSILEARLTKSQETDSEHLLLAILKDHDNIAAMLLEEYHMDYNGAFTYIKSMGDIMHENKKQSPRMGADFTDDDDEDDEPISSGNSNVGTQQPRQATDTPVLDNFGIDMTKSALENKLDPIVGREKEIERLAQILSRRKKNNPILIGEPGVGKSAIVEGLALRIVQKKVSRVLFDKRVIALDMASVVAGTKYRGQFEERIKAILNELSKNPNIILFIDEIHTIVGAGGATGSLDAANMLKPALARGEIQCIGATTLDEYRKNIEKDGALERRFQKVMVDPTTAEETLQILHNIKERYEEHHNVKYTEGALEACVKLTDRYITDRNFPDKAIDALDEAGSRMHIANIQVPVEIEEIESELKNVIEQKGEAVKAQKYELAASFRDTQRQLMAKLDKAEVDWKASLKEKPETVDAEMVAEVVSMMSGVPVQRIGESEGLKLVGMKDSLKAAVIGQDEAVSKIVKAIQRNRIGLKDPNRPIGSFMFLGPTGVGKTHLAKKIAEQLFDSADALIRIDMSEYMEKFNVSRLVGAPPGYVGYEEGGLLSEKVRRKPYSVVLLDEIEKAHPDVYNILLQVMDEGHLTDSMGRKIDFKNTILIMTSNVGTRQLKDFGGGIGFNKQSAANKEFSRGVLQKALNKSFSPEFLNRVDDIITFDQLDKSSIEKIIDIELKGFYKRMSELGYTIELSQEAKDFLTDKGYDVQFGARPLKRAIQNYVEDEIAELILSGGVAENGTITFEVDKEKDKLKAIAK
- a CDS encoding VOC family protein, giving the protein MNRINIITLGVKDVKASCAFYKKLGFATPNTEDNPAIVFFNNGGTKLALYPLKMLAEDIDSSATPHLNTGFSGFTLAYNAKSKEEVDAIFADVESIGGKVIKNPQAVFWGGYSGYFRDLDGYYWEIAYAESWQFDENDMLLITE